The Nitrospira sp. genome segment CGAAAACGGGGCTATCGTTCATCTACAACCAGGCCGCTGATATCACGATAATATGACAGAATGAGGACGCCATGACCATCACACCCATTCAATCAAAGCGCGATTACGAGCGCGCAGAAACGAATCGAAGCTCTTTATGGATGCGGAGTTTGGAACAGAGGTCGGCGATGATCGAGACGTGTTCACAACACTCCTCGAAGCGTATGAAGAGCAGCACTATGCCATCTGTCCGCCCGATCCGATCGAGGCCATCGGGTTTCGGATGGATCAACTTGGTATGACACGCAAGAATCTCGAAACCCTGCTTGGTGGATGAGGGCGCGTTTCGGAGATCCTGATCAAGAAGCGGAACCTCTCGCTTGAAATGATTCGCCGTCTGCATCGCACCCTGCACATCCCGCTAGAGAGTCTCATCGGTACGGCTGCGTGAAATACTGCAACGGTAGCATTCCGGACATTTCAGTCAGCCCGTTTCCGTAAAAGACTGCTGGTGCTTATTCACTCCGACAGAGCAGAACTGAGAATATTCGATGTCCTGCACTCGCCTCGGCCATCACATTCCAAGCCGCCTCCGGTCTGGCTATTCCCTTCAACACCGCCGACCTCAGGTAGCGTAAGGTAGCAAAATCGAGCTTGATTAACATGATTGGGGGTGAATAAGTCTGACTTGAAAAGACTCCCGACCCCGTCCTATTCTCCTAAACGTGTGAGAATTGTTTCTCCGCCACGAATCGAATTATCTCCGCTGCGCCGGACTCGATTGCCAGCCGCGGGCCTACGTCGTGATCAAACCGGCAGCCCGAAACCAGTCCAAGGCTTCTGCCACAGCGGCGCCGCAGTCACGCATGGGTTCCAGTCTCAATTCCCGCGCCGACTGACGTCCATCGAAGCGAAAGTGCCTCTGCGTCAGTCGAACCCCCGTGACCGTTGCCATGGGCACAGCTGCGGTGAAGTGGCGGCAAACCCATTCTTCGAGATGAGCAAAGGCGAGGGCAAGCGCGTAAGGAACTCGCCATCGGGGCGCCGGCCGACTACTCAGCTTGCCCAATAAACGCAAAAGGTCACGGATGCTCCAGTCTTCAGCGGCCAGCAGATAGCGACGGCCAATCTCGCCGCGCTCGGCGGCAGCCCAGATTCCGGCGGCGGCATCGCGAACGTCGATGAGATTGAGACCGCCGTCCAGATGGCCTTTGACCCGACCGTTGCAAAAATCACAGATCAAGCGGGATGGTGGCCCCAGGTTAACGTCGCCGGGACCAACAGCGATGGTGGGCCGAACAATCACCACCGGCTGTCCGGCTTCCACGGCTTCCTGGGCAGCCTGTTCGGCGAGCCACTTGCTGCGACAGTAAGGCCCGATCATGTCGCTCAGTGAGGTCTGGGTTTCTTCTGTGATCATTTCCTGACCATACGCCGCCGCGAGAATCGATTCCGTGGAGACGTGGACGATGCGGCGTGCGCCGGCGCTCCGGGCGGCTTCGAGCACATGGCGCGTCCCTTGGTGGTTGACTTGCTCGAAGTCATCAGGGTTGCGCGCCCACAGGTTGGGATTGGCCGCCAAGTGCAGCACAACGTCACAGTCGCCCGTCGCCCGCGCCACGGCCGCTCCATCACGGATGTCGGCGAAGACTATCTCGATCTGGTCTTGCGGCAAGTGCGAGACCGCCGATCCCGGCTTCTCGAGCACACGCACCGCATGATTCGCAGCGACGAGCTGCCGCACCAGGTGCGAGCCGATGAATCCAGCGCCGCCCGTGACTAGGACCTTGCGTGGCTTCATAGGATCAGCTCGTCCAACCTCTGCAGAGCTGGTTGGAGCGGTCCTTCTTCCATCCGTTTGAGCAGCGCGTAGGCGCGACGATTTAAGGGACAGGGACGATCACCCGCCAGGTGCAGAAGATGGCCGTTGTAGTTGTCGATCTCGGTGCGACCTTTGGGGACGTCCCCCGACATAGAACAATACGTGTTGCGCAAGCTCACAGAAAACGGCCATGCGAGCGCCCAGGCGAGCCCTTGCCAGCGCAGGATACGGTCGACTACGTCGGGGTGAAATGGTCCGATCTTTCCCAAAGGCACCTGGGCATCTTTTAGGATCCGGTAATTCTCGCGCAACATGGCGAAGAACAGCTGCCGCGCCCTGCGATTGATCAGCAGCTGGCCGTTATCAAGTCCCGCAGCCGCCGCGAGCGGGCTGATGGCGGAGTTATACATCAATTTTGCATACTTGTAGGGCAGGATCTCTACGACCTTTCGGACCCGAAAACGGCCGTGTCGCCGCAGTACTTCGATCAGGGATTCCACAGAGGGAGATTCGCGGCGGTGTTCGCTCAAGGCAGTGTGCCCAATATGCAGACTCCCCCCTCGGGTGATTCGCGTGTGCGTTTTTTGAGGAAAACACTCGGAGACGAACGAGGCGATGCCTTCGATATGACTGCGCTCGATCAGGTCGGGATCAAAGCCGTTCTGAACTGGAATGACGGTAACTGTCGGGGACAGTCGATTCAGCACCACCTTGTTGTCATAGCATTTCGTACAAAGAAGGATAACGCCCTCTTCCGGAGGCTGCCACTCTGCAAAATGGACGAACTTTGCCGGAAGCAAGGGATGCCCATCAAGACCCACGCCACGAGAACGCCCCCAGCGCACCTTGGCTGGGTCGGCCTCGACAAAGATCACATCGATCCCGCCCGCGCGCAAAGCGTAGCCCAAGGCACATCCGATGCCGCCCGCTCCCACCACGAAGACTGCGTTCGAAAGATGATCGGCCATTTCAATTTTTAAGTATAAGGCCTCTTTATCACTTGCCCGCAGCAAGCAGTGGGGAATATAAAGTCAAATCAATCAAAGATCAATCGCTTGGCTCATTTGGCGGGCACGACCAAGACCGGACAGTGGCTAGAAACGGGGCCGCCCATCTCAAAGGCTCGGGTCAAAAGGACACGGCCCATCGTTCCCCCCCATTCTGCGAACGAGGCGAGGTAGTAGAAGTCATTTCAAACCACTTCTTTGGTGTAGAATCCTCGCCATGCTCACCCTCCATGAAAGGAGGCTTCATGGCGTGGCACCATCTGACCGATGTCCAGTGGGGTGTATCGAGACATGTCTCGCAAGGAGGTCTGTTCATGTGGCTCAAGACGCCTGCCAGCGCCGGCTTCTCTCTTCTGGTGTTCTGCACGGTGATGGTTCTGCCTCTGGACATCAGGGGTGAGACGCCAGGGCCCGCCCCAGTCATAGCACGCTTCAACGGGGCACTGATCGAAGCCATGAGGGGTGGGAAGGCGTTGGGGTTCAGCGGCCGCTATCGACTGCTTGAGCCGGTCGTGACCGAGACCTTCTTGCCTCCGTACATGGCGAGCGTCTCTGTCGGCCGACACTGGAAGACGCTCACGGAGGAGCAGCAGCGGCAGTTTGAAACAATCTATGCCGAATGGTTGATTGCGAACTATGCGAAGAATTTTCACGCCTACGCAGGAGAGCGCTTTGAGATCACGACACAGTCCCAGACGGCAGGCGGCGCTGCGGTCCTGAGCACACTTCTGAACGCGCAAGGCAAAGCAACCGAGTTCGACTACCGTCTGCGACTGACGGAGGATGCCTGGCACATTGTGGACATACGCATTTCGGGCGTGAGTCAGCTGGCCAATACGCGCGCGCAATTTGTGAGCGTCCTGGATAAAAATGGCTTTGACGAGCTCGTGGCGTCGCTCAAACGAAAGATTCGGGAGTTCTCCCGGAGCGATGGCCAATGAGCCAAGGCCCACGGACTGACTGAGAGAAGCTGAAGGGCCAACACTTACACCGACCCGCATCACCCATGTTCACCGAGCCTCCCCTGACCCGCACACAGCGCCTGCTGAGAGCCTGGGTGCTCCTCATTCAGCATCATGCCGGCGCCGTGCTCGTGGGCACTGTCCTGCTGACGCTTGGGACCCTCTATTACTCCGCCGTCAATTTCAAGCTCAACGCCGACATCCATGCCATGATGTCCGACAAGCTGTCCTACCGCGGATGGTACAAGGAGTTCGCCAAGGCCTTTCCACAACAGAGCGACACCGTCGTCGTGGTCATCGACGGCATCACCACGGAACAGGCAGCGGCAGCACGGAAAGCTCTAGCCGAGCGACTGAGGAACGAACAGGCGCTCTTCGCCGACGTCTATGAACCAGGGGCCGGCGCGTTCTTTCAACAGAACGGCCTCCTGTACCTGAACACCGAAGAACTGGAGAGACTCGGAGACCGACTCTCGGCAGCCCAACCCCTTCTGGCGCTGCTCTCCAAGGACCTCAGCCTCCGCGGGCTGTTCGAGGTCGTTGAAAAGGCCTTGGCGCAAGCAGATCTCAGTGAGGCCCAAGACCGCACCCTTGCCCTCCTCCTCGACGGGATGAGCCACGCCTTCGCCGGCGCGGTTCACGGAACGGTCTACCCGATGTCATGGGAGGGCCTGGCGTTCGGCACAGAGCAGACCGCGAGGCAATGCCGCCAGTTCATCATCCTGAAGCCACGAGTCGCGGAGGCATCTCTGTCTGCGGGAAGCGTCCCCCTCGAGACCATTCGCCGGGTTGCCGGGCAGTTCGGCTACAATCAGACCGGAACCGCGCGCGTGCGGATCACCGGAGATTTCGCCCTTGCGTACGAGAACCTCCTCGAAGTCCGCAACAGCACCGGCATTGCGACCGTCGCGTCGCTCCTGCTTGTGGCGCTGGTCCTGTCTGTGGGGCTCTACTTCTCAGGGCGCCTCATCGTTTGCAGCCTGGTCACATTGCTCACGGGGCTCATCTGGTCCACCGCATTCGCGCTTGCCACCGTGGGCAGTCTCAACATGATCTCCGTCACCTTCGCCGTGCTGTTCATCGGACTGGGCATCGACTACAGCATACAGTTCTGCCTCAGATATCGGGAGCTGCTGCTGCAAAGCGGCCATCAGCAGACTAGCCTCACGTCGACCGCCACCAGTGTCGGCAGAAGTCTCTTCTTCAGCGCTGCAACCACGGCCCTCGGCTTCTACGCCTTCGTTCCCACGGCCTATGCAGGCGTGGCTGAACTGGGCTTCATCTCAGGGTCGAGTATGTTCATCAGCTTCTTCGGAAACATCACCGTGTTGCCCGCTGTGCTGACCGTCCTCCCCGTGCAGGAGTGCCGGCGGGGGGACCCCTCCTGGCCCTGGCTCGTCGATCTGCCGTACCGGTATCCGCGCGGCATCGTCGCCGTCGGGGCACTGGGGGCGTTGGTCTCGCTCTTGGCCGTTCCACGAGTCTTCTTCGACTACAACCCCCTCAACCTCCACGACCAGTCATCAGAGTCTGTGAGAACTATGCAGGAACTCTTCTCTGTCTCGCGTTCCTCATTCTTTCGACGCTGCTCTTCCTCCCATCATTGATGGTGCTGCTCAACGTGCGGCTTGAGTAACGGGCATGAGCCGCCCGGATCAGCCGAGGACCGGCTGGTGAGGAACGGGTACGAGAGCTGTGTGATCTGAGTCACCGACCTGTCCGCTAGGGAACACTGGCCCTAGCGAACTCCCTAGGGAACGTGTTACACAATGGCCGTGATCAATGTCTGGTGCGTCAACAGTTCTCATTAATGGCTGAAGCTGAAGGAAAAGAAGTCGCCGTTCATCCTCTGGGACCCACCGTCCTCCCCCCGGCATGGGGCGGTCTGCCGGCATCCACCCGACAGCGCTGGACGGTGAGACGCTCCTTCCTCGTCCACACGATCAACGCGCTGAGCGGCATTGTCGGTCAGGCAGCATTGGCAAGCCTTGAGGAGGAGGAACTTATAACGGCGGCACGCCGCCGGGCCGGCCATGACGACTTTGGTGACGCCTCCTTTCGAGAACCCCTCCGCCGCCTCATTTCGGCTCTTCAGACGGAAGCCCATCTTCACCCTTTAGGGAGACTGGCCGCTCGTCGCGAACTGACCAGGCTCCTGGTCAACCGCTTGCGGCTGCAGGAAGATCGCAGGCGTCATCCCGGTATCGGTGAGCAGCACATTCGACGACCGATCATCATCACGGGCCTGCCCCGCACCGGGACGACGTTTCTCCATGGCCTGCTGGCGCTTGACCCAGCCAACCGGGTTCCACGCACCTGGGAAACCCTGTACCCCAGCCCGCCGCCGGAGGCAGAGACGTACCTCGTTGACCGGCGCATTACCCTGGTTGATCGTGAGATCCGCTGGTTCCATCGAATGGTTCAGGACTTCAACCGTATTCACCCCGTCGGTGCAGAGCTTCCCGAGGAATGTCTCGTGATCTTCAGCCATTCTTTCATGAGTTACCAGTTTGCATCGACCCACCGGCTGCCGTCCTATCTTGACTGGCTTGAATCTCAGGACCTCCGCCTCTCATACGAGATGCACCGTAGGATTCTGCAGCACTTGCAGTGGCGGTGTCCGGGGGAGCGTTGGGTGTTGAAGGCGCCGGCTCATATGTTCGATTTCGAGGCGATGTTCGAGGCCTACCCTGACGCCTGTGTCGTGATGACACACCGCGACCCCATAGAGGTGACCGCTTCCCACGCCAGTCTGACGGCAACCCTCAAATCTGCCTTCAGCGACAATGTTGATCCTGTTGAAGTGGGACGAGAGTGCAGTCGAAGATGGTCCGAAGCTCTCCGCAGGGCGCTGCGTTCGCGCGACCGTGGCTGCGTTCCCTCGGAGCGCTTCCTCGATCTCTACTACACTGACTTGGTCGCTGACCCGGTGGCAGCTGTGGAACGAGTCTATGGACAGTTTGACCTGCCCTTGCCCGACGGACTTCGGGACAAGGTTCGGGAATTCGTGAACAGGAACCCAAGGAACCGTTTTGGGACACACCGGTATACCCTCCATGACTTTGGTTTGGATCTTCAGGAGGAAGAGAAGAAGTATGCCGCCTACCGGGAACGGTTTCGCTTGTGATGTCGGCCCGCCGGTCCGGGAGGCCCTTTGTTTTTGCGGACCGTAACTCGCCAGGATGGGCTGGAGATTCAATTCCTCCGCTAGATCAGCCAGAAAGTACGCCAGGTGATCCTCCGACAACAACCACAGCGTCTCAGGATCATAGGGGCGAAAGGTCCGAATCGTCATCACGCAGCCTCCTTGCTTCTCCCGACGTCGCAAGCTTTTACAGAAGTCGAAGGCCGCACACAAGTGTGCTAGGGCTAATGTCGGACAGGTTCCTAGCTCAGCCCGACTATTTTTCTGTTCATTTTTTGCTGGAGGAATTGTGCATGGTGAGCTAGGTCCAGTCGTGGTTCATGATGGATCGATCCCACCGAGACATTCTTCGTTGGGCAAAGTTGAGAAACCACGATGTGATATGGGCCTTGGTCACGGGAAGAGGAAGTCTTCTCAGCATAGACATTGGAGAGAAAAAACGACCGTACATCGTCCTGACGCGTTCATCGAGTTCCGATGCCGAACAGTTCTTCGGCCTGATTTCACAGGAGTTGCCGGGCCATCGATTCAGTTGCGTTTCGTCAATGAGGCGATGCTCTGTTCTGAACCGGTCATATAGAGGTGTTCCTTTGTGGGGACGGAGCGTATAAAAGTAGGCCACCGGGACTTTGTGATGTTCAAGGAACGCGAGCGTTGCGTCGAAGGCTTCCGGGCTCTCCTCGTCGTAGCCAAACACAAAATTCATGGAGTAGCTGATGCCCCGCTTACGCAGGTTGGAGATGATCTCCTCATATTGGTCCACCTTATTGAATTTCTTGTTCATGGCGGCCAGTACCTCACGGCTGATACTTTCCATGCCCATATTCACATGAAGCAACCCGCTCCTCTTGGCGAGATCCATGAACTCCTGATCTCGGCATAGGTACGCAGTCCACAGGGTTGACCAGCGGATCTTCAAGGGAACCAACGCTTCCATGAGCTCCATCGAATGGTCTTTTTTCCCAGCGAACATACTATCGGCGAAAAAGACGTTCTTGGCCTTGATGTGTCTGATCTCCTCGACGATCTCCTGAACCGGGCGAAACCGATAGCGCGTGCCCACATAAAAACGTTCTGAGCAGAACTCGCACTTGAAAGGACATCCTCTGGAAGTTTGGACCGAATAGGTGTGCAGCCATTGAGGTCCCCTGCCGTTCATCAACTCATATCGCGGCAGGGGTAACCCTTTGAGGTCATGTGGGGCACTCGCACGATAGACCTTTTTGAGTCTTCCTACCGCTGCATCGTGCAACATCATCGGCCAAATATCTTCACCCTCTCCGATTCCGACGGCATCACAGTGTTCGGCAGCTTCGTCGCTATGGAAAAAGGTGTGGGGACCTCCCATCATCACAGGAATACCCCTGTCTCTGAACTTACGCGCGATATCGTAGGCACGGAAGGAATTGATCGTCCACGCGGTAATGGCAACCACGTCTACCGAGGCATCAAAGTCGATGTCCATTACCTGTTCGTCGACCAATTCAACGCGCCAATCGCGGGGTGTCAGCGCCGCAAGATAAGGGAGGGTGAGGCCTGCGAGGGTTCGCCTCTTGGTCTTATAGAGGGAGAAATCCGACTTGTTTCGATAGTGGCTTGGCTGAACAATCAGGAGCTTATGCATACCCGGCCTCCTTACACCTTGGTGGTGCCTTCCTAAGACTGAATGGCGTGTAATCATCCGTAAATCGGCTACCCAATGTCAAGGCTAAGGAAAGCAAAGGGGGGACCTGTGAGGTGGAAGAAATAGCGGACGAGCGAATCCAAATTACTGCATGGTCGAGGCTG includes the following:
- a CDS encoding NAD-dependent epimerase/dehydratase family protein, giving the protein MKPRKVLVTGGAGFIGSHLVRQLVAANHAVRVLEKPGSAVSHLPQDQIEIVFADIRDGAAVARATGDCDVVLHLAANPNLWARNPDDFEQVNHQGTRHVLEAARSAGARRIVHVSTESILAAAYGQEMITEETQTSLSDMIGPYCRSKWLAEQAAQEAVEAGQPVVIVRPTIAVGPGDVNLGPPSRLICDFCNGRVKGHLDGGLNLIDVRDAAAGIWAAAERGEIGRRYLLAAEDWSIRDLLRLLGKLSSRPAPRWRVPYALALAFAHLEEWVCRHFTAAVPMATVTGVRLTQRHFRFDGRQSARELRLEPMRDCGAAVAEALDWFRAAGLITT
- a CDS encoding ketopantoate reductase C-terminal domain-containing protein produces the protein MADHLSNAVFVVGAGGIGCALGYALRAGGIDVIFVEADPAKVRWGRSRGVGLDGHPLLPAKFVHFAEWQPPEEGVILLCTKCYDNKVVLNRLSPTVTVIPVQNGFDPDLIERSHIEGIASFVSECFPQKTHTRITRGGSLHIGHTALSEHRRESPSVESLIEVLRRHGRFRVRKVVEILPYKYAKLMYNSAISPLAAAAGLDNGQLLINRRARQLFFAMLRENYRILKDAQVPLGKIGPFHPDVVDRILRWQGLAWALAWPFSVSLRNTYCSMSGDVPKGRTEIDNYNGHLLHLAGDRPCPLNRRAYALLKRMEEGPLQPALQRLDELIL
- a CDS encoding ABC transporter substrate-binding protein, with amino-acid sequence MAWHHLTDVQWGVSRHVSQGGLFMWLKTPASAGFSLLVFCTVMVLPLDIRGETPGPAPVIARFNGALIEAMRGGKALGFSGRYRLLEPVVTETFLPPYMASVSVGRHWKTLTEEQQRQFETIYAEWLIANYAKNFHAYAGERFEITTQSQTAGGAAVLSTLLNAQGKATEFDYRLRLTEDAWHIVDIRISGVSQLANTRAQFVSVLDKNGFDELVASLKRKIREFSRSDGQ
- a CDS encoding MMPL family transporter, whose translation is MFTEPPLTRTQRLLRAWVLLIQHHAGAVLVGTVLLTLGTLYYSAVNFKLNADIHAMMSDKLSYRGWYKEFAKAFPQQSDTVVVVIDGITTEQAAAARKALAERLRNEQALFADVYEPGAGAFFQQNGLLYLNTEELERLGDRLSAAQPLLALLSKDLSLRGLFEVVEKALAQADLSEAQDRTLALLLDGMSHAFAGAVHGTVYPMSWEGLAFGTEQTARQCRQFIILKPRVAEASLSAGSVPLETIRRVAGQFGYNQTGTARVRITGDFALAYENLLEVRNSTGIATVASLLLVALVLSVGLYFSGRLIVCSLVTLLTGLIWSTAFALATVGSLNMISVTFAVLFIGLGIDYSIQFCLRYRELLLQSGHQQTSLTSTATSVGRSLFFSAATTALGFYAFVPTAYAGVAELGFISGSSMFISFFGNITVLPAVLTVLPVQECRRGDPSWPWLVDLPYRYPRGIVAVGALGALVSLLAVPRVFFDYNPLNLHDQSSESVRTMQELFSVSRSSFFRRCSSSHH
- a CDS encoding sulfotransferase, producing MAEAEGKEVAVHPLGPTVLPPAWGGLPASTRQRWTVRRSFLVHTINALSGIVGQAALASLEEEELITAARRRAGHDDFGDASFREPLRRLISALQTEAHLHPLGRLAARRELTRLLVNRLRLQEDRRRHPGIGEQHIRRPIIITGLPRTGTTFLHGLLALDPANRVPRTWETLYPSPPPEAETYLVDRRITLVDREIRWFHRMVQDFNRIHPVGAELPEECLVIFSHSFMSYQFASTHRLPSYLDWLESQDLRLSYEMHRRILQHLQWRCPGERWVLKAPAHMFDFEAMFEAYPDACVVMTHRDPIEVTASHASLTATLKSAFSDNVDPVEVGRECSRRWSEALRRALRSRDRGCVPSERFLDLYYTDLVADPVAAVERVYGQFDLPLPDGLRDKVREFVNRNPRNRFGTHRYTLHDFGLDLQEEEKKYAAYRERFRL
- a CDS encoding B12-binding domain-containing radical SAM protein, translated to MHKLLIVQPSHYRNKSDFSLYKTKRRTLAGLTLPYLAALTPRDWRVELVDEQVMDIDFDASVDVVAITAWTINSFRAYDIARKFRDRGIPVMMGGPHTFFHSDEAAEHCDAVGIGEGEDIWPMMLHDAAVGRLKKVYRASAPHDLKGLPLPRYELMNGRGPQWLHTYSVQTSRGCPFKCEFCSERFYVGTRYRFRPVQEIVEEIRHIKAKNVFFADSMFAGKKDHSMELMEALVPLKIRWSTLWTAYLCRDQEFMDLAKRSGLLHVNMGMESISREVLAAMNKKFNKVDQYEEIISNLRKRGISYSMNFVFGYDEESPEAFDATLAFLEHHKVPVAYFYTLRPHKGTPLYDRFRTEHRLIDETQLNRWPGNSCEIRPKNCSASELDERVRTMYGRFFSPMSMLRRLPLPVTKAHITSWFLNFAQRRMSRWDRSIMNHDWT